In Candidatus Sulfurimonas marisnigri, a single genomic region encodes these proteins:
- a CDS encoding DUF695 domain-containing protein, translated as MRETFSRLEDNEVVHIEVYLDAKEHKEDCPWIFSVFIKFDAINDELDSFFETKESLIIALELENRAYYVGNRIVGEWSEVYFYASDSKKLDSVVTEILKPTGYIYESNAARDKDWQFFDFNIFPTDLELCLMQSQHIISLMQEEGDDKSISREVEHYASFDTFTQKERFIKKALTCGFTFKDDISSDELEYGVALTKEHTLNEDDLREVIAPLLEFIKEEHGEYELWSTTLVETQS; from the coding sequence ATGAGAGAAACATTTAGTAGATTAGAAGATAATGAAGTTGTTCATATAGAAGTATATTTGGATGCCAAAGAGCATAAAGAGGATTGTCCTTGGATATTTAGTGTTTTTATAAAGTTTGACGCAATTAATGATGAACTTGATTCATTTTTTGAGACTAAAGAGTCTCTTATTATTGCATTGGAGCTTGAAAACAGAGCATATTATGTTGGAAACAGAATAGTTGGTGAGTGGAGTGAGGTCTATTTTTATGCATCTGATTCAAAGAAATTGGATTCTGTCGTGACAGAAATATTAAAACCGACAGGCTACATATATGAGAGTAATGCTGCACGAGATAAAGATTGGCAGTTCTTTGATTTTAATATTTTTCCAACTGATTTAGAATTATGTTTAATGCAGAGTCAGCATATAATCTCTCTTATGCAAGAGGAGGGTGATGATAAATCTATCTCCAGAGAGGTAGAACATTATGCTTCATTTGATACTTTTACACAAAAAGAGAGATTTATTAAAAAAGCTTTGACATGCGGATTTACTTTTAAAGATGATATTAGCAGTGATGAACTTGAGTATGGAGTGGCATTAACAAAAGAGCATACTCTAAATGAAGATGACCTAAGAGAGGTGATAGCTCCATTATTGGAGTTTATAAAAGAAGAACATGGAGAGTACGAACTTTGGAGTACAACCTTAGTTGAGACTCAAAGCTAG
- a CDS encoding porin yields MKLLNNKLGLSVATTLLLSTSAFADTASDIAELRKEIADLKELSRTLVDETSDLKTGFNYTKVDSTKSYSGMGAAASKVYYSKSPLSIGGYGEMYYAHTSNEGATNSDVIDVYRFIPYIGYKFSDNIILNVELEFEHGGGGDNASGDGYVIVEFMYLDFLFNENINARVGNMLMPMGLINERHEPTLFTTVQRPNTSKRLIPSTWHENGVMAYGNITDSLSYKVGAFSALDLTSGAGEGDDWMRKSRIGSYRNQNRLGLAGVARIDYTGINGLLIGASTYMDSDLTMIDTHVDYNLDALRIYGVLTQTSRSSTPIGEPKKAKGGFLNVGYDLLSFTTSKNKMPVFIQYESVDAQDEVVLPATSSDSTETMNTTTVGINYFPHEQVVLKADYAMQTQNGSSDKDVFSLSMGFIF; encoded by the coding sequence ATGAAATTATTAAATAACAAACTAGGATTAAGTGTAGCAACAACACTTTTACTATCAACTTCGGCATTTGCAGATACAGCTTCAGATATAGCAGAACTTAGAAAAGAGATAGCAGATCTTAAAGAGCTTTCAAGAACTTTGGTTGATGAGACAAGTGATCTTAAAACTGGTTTTAACTATACTAAAGTAGATTCTACTAAATCATACAGCGGTATGGGTGCAGCAGCTTCTAAAGTATACTACTCTAAATCTCCACTAAGTATAGGTGGTTATGGTGAAATGTATTACGCTCATACTTCAAATGAAGGTGCTACTAATTCCGATGTTATTGATGTTTATAGATTTATTCCATATATTGGTTATAAATTTAGTGACAACATCATCTTAAATGTCGAGTTAGAATTCGAACATGGTGGTGGCGGAGACAATGCATCTGGGGATGGTTATGTTATTGTTGAGTTTATGTACCTTGATTTTCTTTTCAACGAAAACATAAACGCAAGAGTTGGTAATATGTTAATGCCAATGGGTCTAATCAATGAGAGACATGAACCAACATTATTTACTACTGTTCAAAGACCGAACACATCTAAGAGGCTAATTCCATCTACATGGCATGAAAATGGTGTTATGGCTTATGGAAATATAACTGATAGTTTGTCATATAAAGTTGGTGCATTTTCAGCTCTAGATTTAACTTCTGGAGCAGGAGAAGGTGATGACTGGATGAGAAAAAGTCGTATTGGCTCATATAGAAATCAAAATAGATTAGGATTGGCTGGTGTTGCAAGAATAGACTATACTGGAATTAACGGTCTTTTAATAGGTGCATCAACATATATGGATTCAGATTTAACAATGATTGATACACATGTTGATTATAATCTTGATGCTCTTCGAATTTATGGTGTTTTAACTCAAACAAGCCGTTCTAGTACTCCAATTGGTGAGCCTAAAAAAGCAAAAGGTGGCTTTTTAAATGTTGGTTATGATTTACTGTCATTTACTACATCTAAAAATAAAATGCCTGTTTTTATTCAGTATGAGAGTGTAGATGCTCAAGATGAAGTAGTTCTTCCTGCAACATCTTCTGATTCAACTGAAACTATGAATACAACAACAGTAGGCATTAATTACTTTCCACATGAACAAGTTGTACTTAAAGCTGATTATGCGATGCAAACACAAAATGGATCATCGGATAAAGATGTCTTTAGTCTTTCTATGGGTTTCATTTTCTAA
- a CDS encoding MFS transporter has protein sequence MFRIAGVVNYLLVIFLNAFTDLGHKIIVQNTVFKVYDGSTQIVLTAIVNSLMLLPFILMFSPAGFLADKFPKNLIMKYASISAVFITLLITYSYYQGWFLAAFALTFLLALQSAIYGPAKYGYIKELVGLKFISAGNGAVQAITTSAILIGIIFYTALFEGMIGDVAYTKEEILKVIAPLGWLLVLGSVIEWYLASKLPNKMAEKSLRAFRFKRYIFGAYLKKNIMMIKRKKEIFDNIIALGLFWSISQVILAIFGEYAKSALGITNALVVQGIMSLAVFGIVFGSILAANFSKYYINTGLSALSAVGVTIVVLSIPFTTSVIFLAIEFMLFGLFSGLLMVPLNAKIQYLSPNVHLGTILAGNNFIQTIFMFIFLIITTLFAYFGANAKILFYIMAIVGLFLSVMLFRRYFVMLFWVVFELMLKSRHSYKYVGLENIPKDKGVLLLGNHVSWVDWFIVQLPIERRINYMIDKDIYNWNYFNAIFKKADLIPLSSKASKNSFFEASNRLKNGKIIAIFPEGEISRNSDVSKFYRGYEFIERDGADIVPFYIDGVFGSIFSRHKGKTKKSFFKKREITVHFGKPISDEIKADELRNKIIKLKGYK, from the coding sequence ATGTTTAGAATTGCAGGTGTTGTAAACTATCTTTTAGTTATATTTTTAAATGCTTTTACAGATTTAGGACATAAAATAATAGTTCAAAATACTGTCTTTAAAGTTTATGACGGAAGCACTCAGATAGTCTTAACAGCAATAGTAAATTCACTTATGCTCCTTCCTTTTATCTTAATGTTTTCACCAGCAGGTTTTTTGGCAGATAAGTTTCCTAAAAATTTAATCATGAAATACGCTTCAATCTCTGCCGTTTTTATAACACTTTTGATTACCTACTCGTACTACCAAGGGTGGTTTTTAGCTGCATTCGCTTTGACTTTTTTATTGGCTCTACAAAGTGCAATATATGGACCTGCCAAATATGGGTATATAAAAGAGCTGGTCGGCCTAAAGTTTATAAGTGCTGGAAATGGGGCGGTTCAAGCCATAACTACATCAGCAATACTGATAGGCATTATTTTTTACACCGCACTCTTTGAAGGTATGATTGGCGATGTTGCTTACACAAAAGAGGAGATTTTAAAAGTAATAGCACCTCTAGGGTGGCTCTTAGTTTTGGGTTCAGTTATTGAATGGTATTTAGCTTCTAAACTGCCAAATAAAATGGCAGAAAAAAGTTTAAGAGCGTTTAGATTTAAGAGATATATATTTGGTGCATATTTAAAGAAAAATATAATGATGATAAAAAGAAAAAAAGAGATATTTGACAACATTATAGCTCTTGGTCTCTTTTGGTCTATCTCTCAAGTTATCTTAGCAATTTTCGGTGAGTACGCAAAGAGTGCGCTTGGCATCACTAATGCGTTGGTTGTTCAAGGCATTATGTCATTGGCAGTGTTTGGGATAGTGTTTGGTTCAATACTGGCCGCAAACTTTTCAAAATATTATATAAATACAGGGCTGTCGGCTCTTAGTGCTGTTGGAGTCACAATTGTGGTACTGTCAATTCCATTTACAACTTCGGTTATATTTTTAGCGATTGAGTTTATGCTTTTTGGTCTTTTTTCTGGACTCTTGATGGTTCCTCTCAATGCAAAAATTCAGTATTTATCACCTAATGTACATCTGGGCACTATACTCGCCGGAAATAATTTTATACAAACTATTTTTATGTTTATATTTTTAATAATTACAACACTATTTGCATACTTTGGTGCTAATGCAAAGATACTTTTTTATATTATGGCTATTGTTGGTCTTTTTCTGAGTGTAATGCTTTTTAGACGATATTTTGTAATGCTGTTTTGGGTTGTTTTTGAACTAATGTTAAAGAGTCGTCACAGTTATAAATATGTAGGATTGGAAAATATTCCAAAAGATAAAGGTGTGCTTCTTTTGGGAAATCATGTAAGCTGGGTAGATTGGTTTATTGTTCAACTTCCAATAGAGCGAAGAATAAATTATATGATAGATAAAGATATTTATAACTGGAACTATTTTAACGCTATATTTAAAAAAGCCGACTTAATACCACTTTCATCAAAAGCATCTAAAAATTCTTTTTTTGAGGCTTCAAATAGACTAAAAAATGGTAAAATAATAGCAATATTTCCAGAAGGTGAAATATCTAGGAATTCTGATGTTTCAAAATTTTACAGAGGCTATGAATTTATTGAGAGAGATGGTGCAGATATAGTGCCTTTTTATATAGACGGTGTTTTTGGAAGTATATTTTCAAGACACAAGGGCAAAACAAAAAAAAGTTTTTTCAAAAAAAGAGAAATAACTGTTCACTTTGGAAAGCCTATCTCAGATGAAATTAAAGCAGATGAGCTTAGAAATAAAATTATTAAGTTAAAGGGATATAAGTAA